Proteins encoded together in one Longimicrobium sp. window:
- the dxs gene encoding 1-deoxy-D-xylulose-5-phosphate synthase: protein MSILDKIHSPADVRALGDAALPELCAEVRDRVIDVVSAHKGAHFGSNLGTVELAVALHRVFDTPRDQLVWDVGHQAYPHKILTGRNERMPSIRKRHGLSGFLRRDESEYDVFGAGHAATSISAATGIAAARDIKGEDFEVVAIIGDGSMTCGLAYEALNNAGHTDRDLIVVLNDNGMSISPNVGALHKYLGVHNRLTDVRTNPLYNRIREEVKKVIHAAPRLGTIGEMVEHFAVRWDDALKGMFVAGMLFEELGFRYVGPVDGHDVKRLTETFEQVKKMKGPRLVHVLTTKGKGFAPAEADQVKWHAAAMFDRETGAPLKPAAAGLPRWQNVFGQALTELAAEHSDVVAITAAMATGTSTDIFEKAHPARFFDVGIAEAHAVTFAAGLATQGLKPVVAIYSTFLQRAYDSIVHDVALQDLPVTFVMDRAGIAGDDGQTHHGGLDIAYMLAVPGMTITAPKDADELIALMRLAIEWKAGPFCIRIPRDAVPALPKPVREIAPAEHGTWETLRQGKDVAILAVGTMVLPALAAAEQLQREGVSATVVNCRFVKPLDEATLERLFPHHQHLLTVEEGTVVNGFGTFVRAYVNGRWPGVHGDSLGLPDGFVEHGERAELLADLGLNADGIAARARAVLGRPLRTLLETA from the coding sequence GTGTCGATCCTCGACAAGATCCACTCTCCCGCCGACGTCCGCGCGCTCGGCGACGCGGCGCTCCCCGAGCTCTGCGCCGAGGTGCGCGACCGGGTGATCGACGTGGTGTCCGCCCACAAGGGCGCGCACTTCGGCTCCAACCTGGGCACCGTGGAGCTGGCGGTGGCGCTGCACCGCGTGTTCGACACCCCGCGCGACCAGCTGGTGTGGGACGTGGGCCACCAGGCATATCCGCACAAGATCCTCACCGGGCGCAACGAGCGGATGCCGTCGATCCGCAAGCGCCACGGCCTGTCGGGCTTCCTGCGCCGCGACGAGAGCGAGTACGACGTCTTCGGCGCCGGGCACGCCGCCACCTCCATCTCCGCCGCCACCGGCATCGCCGCCGCGCGCGACATCAAGGGCGAGGACTTCGAGGTCGTGGCCATCATCGGCGACGGGAGCATGACCTGCGGGCTGGCGTACGAGGCGCTGAACAACGCCGGCCATACCGACCGCGACCTGATCGTCGTCCTGAACGACAACGGGATGTCGATCAGCCCCAACGTGGGCGCGCTGCACAAGTACCTGGGCGTGCACAACCGCCTGACCGACGTGCGCACCAACCCGCTGTACAACCGCATCCGCGAAGAGGTGAAGAAGGTCATCCACGCCGCGCCCCGGCTGGGCACCATCGGGGAGATGGTGGAGCACTTCGCGGTGCGCTGGGACGACGCGCTGAAGGGGATGTTCGTGGCCGGGATGCTGTTCGAGGAGCTCGGCTTCCGCTACGTGGGCCCGGTGGACGGGCACGACGTGAAGCGCCTGACCGAGACCTTCGAGCAGGTGAAGAAGATGAAGGGGCCGCGGCTCGTCCACGTCCTCACCACCAAGGGAAAGGGCTTCGCCCCGGCCGAGGCCGACCAGGTGAAGTGGCACGCCGCGGCCATGTTCGACCGCGAGACCGGCGCGCCGCTGAAGCCCGCCGCCGCCGGCCTCCCGCGCTGGCAGAACGTCTTCGGGCAGGCGCTCACCGAGCTGGCGGCCGAGCACTCCGACGTGGTCGCCATCACCGCCGCCATGGCCACGGGGACCAGCACCGACATCTTCGAGAAGGCGCACCCCGCGCGCTTCTTCGACGTCGGCATCGCCGAGGCGCACGCGGTGACCTTCGCGGCGGGGCTGGCCACGCAGGGACTGAAGCCGGTGGTCGCCATCTACTCCACCTTCCTGCAGCGCGCGTACGACTCCATCGTCCACGACGTGGCGCTCCAGGACCTTCCCGTCACCTTCGTCATGGACCGCGCGGGGATCGCGGGCGACGACGGGCAGACGCACCATGGCGGCCTCGACATCGCCTACATGCTGGCCGTGCCGGGGATGACCATCACCGCCCCCAAGGACGCCGACGAGCTGATCGCGCTCATGCGGCTGGCCATCGAGTGGAAGGCGGGCCCCTTCTGCATCCGCATCCCCCGCGACGCCGTGCCCGCGCTGCCGAAGCCGGTGCGCGAGATCGCGCCGGCGGAGCACGGCACGTGGGAAACGCTGCGGCAGGGGAAGGACGTCGCCATCCTGGCGGTGGGAACGATGGTGCTCCCCGCGCTGGCCGCCGCCGAGCAGCTGCAGCGCGAAGGCGTCTCCGCGACCGTGGTCAACTGCCGCTTCGTGAAGCCGCTGGACGAGGCCACGCTGGAGCGCCTCTTCCCGCACCACCAGCACCTGCTGACGGTGGAGGAAGGCACGGTGGTGAACGGCTTCGGCACCTTCGTCCGCGCGTACGTGAACGGGCGCTGGCCGGGCGTCCACGGCGACAGCCTGGGCCTTCCCGACGGCTTCGTGGAGCACGGCGAGCGGGCCGAGCTGCTGGCCGACCTGGGGCTGAACGCCGACGGGATCGCCGCCCGCGCGCGCGCCGTGCTGGGGCGCCCGCTGCGGACGCTGCTCGAGACCGCTTGA
- a CDS encoding response regulator transcription factor, with protein MRILVVEDDPALLAILEAGFRENRIDVVTARTFHEGREKAALGTYAVIILDVGLPGGSGFDLCKRIRSNAISTPVLMLTARDAVDDRVYGLESGADDYLTKPFAFKELLARVQALARRPPQLAPERRSVADLEVDLRTRDVRRAGRTLQLTAKEFELLEFFLRHEGVVVDRAAITAAVWDDNHDPFTNVLEVLVRRLRRKIDDEFEPKLIHTLRGAGYRFGT; from the coding sequence ATGCGAATCCTGGTGGTCGAGGACGATCCCGCGCTCCTGGCGATCCTGGAGGCGGGGTTCCGCGAGAACCGCATCGACGTGGTGACGGCGCGCACCTTTCACGAGGGGCGCGAAAAGGCCGCGCTGGGCACCTACGCCGTCATCATCCTGGACGTGGGCCTTCCCGGCGGCAGCGGCTTCGACCTGTGCAAGCGCATCCGCTCCAACGCCATCTCCACCCCGGTGCTGATGCTGACCGCCCGCGACGCCGTGGACGACCGGGTGTACGGACTGGAGTCCGGCGCCGACGACTATCTCACCAAGCCCTTCGCCTTCAAGGAATTGCTGGCGCGGGTGCAGGCGCTGGCCCGGCGTCCGCCGCAGCTGGCGCCCGAGCGGCGCAGCGTGGCCGACCTGGAGGTGGACCTGCGCACCCGCGACGTCCGCCGCGCGGGGCGCACGCTGCAGCTCACGGCCAAGGAGTTCGAGCTGCTGGAGTTCTTCCTCCGCCACGAGGGCGTGGTGGTGGACCGCGCCGCCATCACCGCGGCGGTGTGGGACGACAACCACGACCCGTTCACCAACGTGCTCGAGGTGCTCGTGCGCCGGCTGCGCCGCAAGATCGACGACGAGTTCGAGCCCAAGCTGATCCACACCCTGCGCGGCGCGGGCTACCGCTTCGGCACGTGA
- a CDS encoding sensor histidine kinase, whose product MRAPLRRLRHRLTAWYALSFAAILVVVGGGMYWVTSREVEAQLTRTLHAATNEVVRAAQIGESDGIPSDEAALDAVEEMEVPGSELYLLDAAGRVVTPDTVDREVRDAAMEALRRGAADRGYESEGGQWRVHALRFALANRRPYVAVAVADLGQIEAQSLRLIETFVTGAFAALVLVALMGHYLAELSVRPVEQTYEHMRRFIADAAHELRTPVSVLRARAEVAAQRERPPGDYRRALEEVGREAEVLGRIVEDLLILARVESGVRPVAEEPVYLDDLVSDAASAAGVLAETRGVRLRVGEFDEARVTGDAPLLRQLLLILMQNAVKYTAEGGEVTVDVHSRGGSPTVVVADTGIGIAPAELPHVFERFYRGEGARGITEGAGLGLSIARRIVDQHKARISVESHPGQGTRVTLVFPPAG is encoded by the coding sequence ATGCGCGCGCCGCTCCGGCGCCTGCGCCACCGCCTGACGGCGTGGTACGCGCTCAGCTTCGCCGCCATCCTGGTGGTGGTGGGCGGGGGGATGTACTGGGTCACGAGCCGCGAGGTCGAGGCGCAGCTCACCCGCACCCTGCACGCCGCCACCAACGAGGTCGTGCGCGCCGCGCAGATCGGCGAGAGCGACGGCATTCCCTCGGACGAGGCGGCGCTGGACGCGGTGGAGGAGATGGAGGTGCCCGGGAGCGAGCTGTACCTGCTGGACGCCGCCGGCCGCGTGGTGACGCCCGACACCGTGGACCGCGAGGTGCGCGACGCGGCCATGGAGGCGCTCCGGCGCGGCGCCGCGGACCGCGGCTACGAAAGCGAGGGCGGCCAGTGGCGGGTGCACGCGCTGCGCTTCGCGCTGGCCAACCGCCGGCCGTACGTGGCCGTGGCCGTGGCCGACCTGGGGCAGATCGAGGCGCAGTCGCTGCGCCTGATCGAGACCTTCGTCACCGGCGCCTTCGCGGCGCTGGTGCTGGTGGCGCTCATGGGGCACTACCTGGCCGAGCTCTCGGTGCGCCCTGTGGAGCAGACGTACGAGCACATGCGCCGCTTCATCGCCGACGCCGCGCACGAGCTGCGCACCCCCGTCTCCGTGCTGCGCGCGCGCGCCGAGGTGGCGGCGCAGCGCGAGCGCCCGCCCGGCGACTACCGCCGCGCGCTGGAGGAAGTGGGGCGCGAGGCCGAGGTGCTGGGGCGCATCGTGGAGGACCTGCTGATCCTGGCGCGCGTGGAGTCCGGCGTGCGGCCGGTGGCCGAGGAGCCGGTGTACCTGGACGACCTGGTGAGCGACGCCGCCTCGGCCGCCGGGGTGCTGGCAGAGACGCGCGGGGTGCGGCTGCGCGTGGGCGAGTTCGACGAGGCGCGGGTGACGGGCGACGCGCCGCTGCTGCGCCAGCTGCTGCTGATCCTGATGCAGAACGCGGTGAAGTACACGGCCGAGGGGGGCGAGGTGACGGTGGACGTGCACTCGCGCGGCGGGTCGCCCACGGTGGTGGTGGCCGACACCGGGATCGGCATCGCCCCGGCCGAGCTGCCGCACGTCTTCGAGCGCTTCTACCGCGGCGAGGGCGCGCGCGGCATCACCGAGGGCGCGGGGCTCGGCCTCTCCATCGCCCGCCGCATCGTGGACCAGCACAAGGCCCGCATCTCGGTCGAGTCGCACCCCGGGCAGGGGACGCGGGTGACGCTTGTGTTTCCGCCGGCCGGCTGA
- a CDS encoding NAD(P)/FAD-dependent oxidoreductase has product MMADGGVRDVVVIGGGVAGLAAARDLADGGADVVLLEARGRLGGRIHTLYDPAYPLPIELGAEFVDVPGPAFDAIRTMGGAAYRSTGGAWDVADGIATCLDLDDSIARILGRLDPPPERDQPFAQWLAECCADEDEQARSLVQRYVEGFHAAELDRVGVQWLARTMQGSGGGGGPVRHHPLGGFGLAVRGLAARLGGRCDVRLGAIVSAVDWRRGQAEVRCRTRFGAALEPVRARRVLVTLPLGVLQAPEGSGGAVRFSPALDGKREIVSKLAMGIVVKVTFRFREPVWDDALEWRGDEAGTREHKFLMASGDIPGWWTPSPVEAPVLTAWAGGGAARRLLARGGDPAARALDDLAALLRLPVARVQESVADWRRHDWHADPFARGAYSYVPAGALLAQQALAEPVEDTLFFAGEATAEDGWNGTVDGAIHTGERAAKEILRSLASP; this is encoded by the coding sequence ATGATGGCCGACGGCGGCGTGCGGGACGTGGTGGTGATCGGCGGCGGGGTGGCGGGGCTGGCGGCGGCGCGCGACCTGGCCGACGGCGGGGCCGACGTGGTGCTGCTGGAGGCGCGGGGACGGCTGGGCGGGCGCATCCACACGCTGTACGACCCCGCGTACCCGCTCCCCATCGAGCTCGGCGCCGAGTTCGTGGACGTCCCCGGCCCCGCGTTCGACGCGATCCGCACGATGGGCGGCGCGGCGTACCGCAGCACCGGCGGCGCGTGGGACGTAGCGGATGGCATCGCCACCTGCCTGGACCTGGATGATTCCATCGCACGCATCCTCGGCCGGCTGGACCCGCCGCCCGAGCGCGACCAGCCGTTCGCCCAGTGGCTGGCGGAGTGCTGCGCGGACGAGGACGAGCAGGCGCGCTCGCTGGTGCAGCGCTACGTCGAGGGCTTCCACGCGGCCGAGCTGGACCGCGTGGGCGTGCAGTGGCTGGCCAGGACGATGCAGGGCTCCGGCGGCGGCGGCGGCCCGGTGCGCCACCACCCGCTGGGCGGCTTCGGCCTCGCCGTCCGTGGCCTTGCGGCGCGGCTGGGGGGGCGGTGCGACGTCCGCCTCGGCGCCATCGTCAGCGCCGTCGACTGGCGGCGCGGCCAGGCCGAGGTGCGCTGCCGCACCCGCTTCGGCGCCGCGCTGGAGCCGGTGCGCGCGCGGCGCGTCCTCGTCACCCTCCCGCTCGGCGTGCTGCAGGCGCCCGAGGGGAGCGGCGGCGCGGTCCGCTTCTCCCCCGCGCTGGACGGGAAGCGGGAGATCGTGTCGAAGCTGGCGATGGGGATTGTGGTGAAGGTGACCTTCCGCTTCCGCGAGCCGGTCTGGGACGATGCGCTGGAGTGGCGGGGAGACGAGGCGGGGACGCGCGAGCACAAGTTCCTGATGGCGTCGGGAGATATTCCCGGATGGTGGACCCCGTCCCCCGTCGAGGCGCCGGTGCTGACGGCGTGGGCGGGCGGCGGCGCGGCGCGGCGGCTCCTGGCCCGCGGCGGCGATCCCGCGGCCCGCGCGCTGGACGACCTGGCGGCTCTCCTCCGCCTCCCCGTCGCCCGCGTGCAGGAGAGCGTGGCCGACTGGCGGCGGCACGACTGGCACGCGGACCCGTTCGCCCGCGGCGCGTACTCGTACGTTCCCGCCGGCGCGCTCCTGGCGCAGCAGGCGCTCGCCGAGCCGGTGGAGGACACCCTCTTCTTCGCGGGCGAGGCTACGGCGGAGGACGGCTGGAACGGCACCGTCGACGGTGCCATCCACACCGGCGAGCGCGCCGCGAAGGAGATCCTGCGCTCGCTCGCATCTCCCTGA
- a CDS encoding AcvB/VirJ family lysyl-phosphatidylglycerol hydrolase: protein MSRATGCRMWIGAALVAAGALSAAPAAAQAPVTGLPLVEVPAAGPRSGDLIAVILTADGGWAALDRGVADDLARGGIPVVGWSSLDYYRKPRTPDEAAGDLARVLRHYLPAWGGRRALLIGYSFGADVLPLLVNRLPVDLRARIAGITLIGFSPSAVFEFHMTEWVGMVRGRQYATLPEVRRLRDVPVLCVYGVTDHAEACGRLGMANATLVAIPSGHSMGSVSGRVGAVVLRQARELLHPAAAQAGT, encoded by the coding sequence ATGAGCCGGGCGACGGGGTGCCGGATGTGGATCGGAGCCGCGCTGGTCGCGGCGGGCGCGCTGAGCGCCGCTCCGGCCGCGGCGCAGGCCCCGGTGACCGGCCTCCCGCTGGTAGAGGTCCCCGCGGCGGGGCCACGCTCCGGCGACCTGATCGCGGTGATCCTGACGGCGGACGGAGGGTGGGCGGCGCTGGACCGCGGAGTCGCGGACGACCTGGCGCGCGGCGGGATCCCGGTGGTCGGGTGGAGCAGCCTGGACTACTACCGGAAGCCCCGCACCCCCGACGAGGCGGCGGGCGACCTGGCCCGGGTGCTCCGGCACTACCTCCCCGCGTGGGGCGGACGCCGGGCCCTGCTGATCGGCTACTCGTTCGGCGCCGACGTGCTCCCGCTGCTGGTGAACCGCCTGCCGGTGGACCTGCGGGCGCGCATCGCCGGGATCACGCTGATCGGGTTCAGCCCCAGCGCGGTGTTCGAGTTCCACATGACGGAGTGGGTGGGGATGGTGCGCGGGCGGCAGTACGCCACCCTTCCCGAAGTCCGGCGGCTGCGCGACGTGCCGGTCCTGTGCGTCTACGGGGTGACGGACCACGCCGAGGCCTGCGGACGGCTGGGGATGGCGAACGCCACGCTGGTGGCCATTCCCTCGGGGCACAGCATGGGGTCGGTGTCGGGGCGGGTGGGCGCGGTGGTGCTGCGGCAGGCGCGCGAGCTCCTGCATCCGGCGGCCGCGCAGGCCGGAACCTGA